In the genome of Triticum urartu cultivar G1812 chromosome 5, Tu2.1, whole genome shotgun sequence, one region contains:
- the LOC125510808 gene encoding uncharacterized protein LOC125510808 codes for MTCGGLPSSTAPAPMPTVAAPLEDENLLTEILVRLARLPSALPRASLVCKRWRLLVSDRRFVRRFRAHHLRSPPPLIGFFEEVTREPSPDSPSSLFFTPILDPPNRVPVSRFSLSFRNGDGRTILGCRDGLVLLVDAGGAEIEVLVWDPITGDQHRFVVPPAIDERQVIEILNGAVLRTAGILDDRPFRFHVVLAGIDRPNKRLFACVYSSEAGKWGDPIWVSVDSESDVRTTVSMRVSSTLVGNSLYWSLNGDTAAILQFDLGTQRLAVIPLPLDKCSDGSRSFRAMPVDGGGLGILELLDFNIQLWKREIDRDGVVSWVLGKTIELDQLLSLDKRGMSPMMLGYCEVNNVVFLRTVFSIFLVQLESLKFNKPPIQASYFLVHPFTSVYTADMGIGGGPDEAKLLCNAMHKVTVL; via the coding sequence ATGACCTGCGGCGGCCTCCCAAGCTCGACGGCGCCGGCGCCGATGCCGACGGTGGCGGCCCCGCTGGAGGACGAGAACCTCCTCACGGAGATCCTCGTCCGCCTAGCCCGGCTGCCGTCCGCCCTCCCGCGCGCCTCCCTCGTCTGCAAGCGCTGGCGCCTCCTCGTCTCCGACCGACGCTTCGTCCGCCGCTTCCGCGCCCACCACCTCCGCAGTCCCCCTCCCCTGATCGGATTCTTCGAGGAGGTCACCCGCGAGCCCTCCCCGGACTCCCCCAGCAGCCTCTTCTTCACCCCGATCCTGGATCCCCCCAACCGCGTCCCGGTCAGCCGCTTCTCCCTGAGCTTCCGCAACGGCGACGGCCGCACGATCCTCGGCTGCCGCGACGGTCTCGTGCTCCTCGTCGACGCGGGGGGTGCCGAGATCGAGGTCCTGGTGTGGGACCCCATCACCGGCGACCAGCACCGCTTCGTCGTCCCTCCGGCGATCGACGAGCGCCAGGTCATCGAGATCTTAAACGGCGCGGTTCTCCGCACCGCCGGGATCCTCGACGACCGCCCATTCCGGTTCCATGTGGTCTTGGCGGGCATCGACAGGCCAAACAAGCGGCTGTTCGCCTGCGTTTACTCGTCGGAGGCCGGCAAATGGGGTGATCCAATCTGGGTATCCGTGGATTCCGAGAGCGACGTTCGCACCACGGTTTCGATGCGTGTTTCGAGTACCCTGGTTGGGAATTCCCTCTACTGGTCGCTGAATGGGGATACTGCTGCCATCCTTCAGTTTGATTTGGGCACACAACGCCTGGCTGTGATACCTCTGCCACTGGATAAGTGCAGCGATGGCAGCCGCTCCTTCCGGGCTATGCCCGTGGACGGTGGCGGGCTTGGCATCCTTGAGCTGTTGGATTTCAACATCCAATTGTGGAAAAGGGAGATCGACCGTGACGGTGTTGTTTCATGGGTGCTGGGGAAAACTATTGAATTGGATCAGCTTCTTTCCCTGGACAAGAGGGGAATGAGTCCAATGATGCTGGGGTATTGCGAGGTCAATAATGTGGTGTTCCTAAGGACAGTATTCAGTATTTTCTTGGTCCAGCTTGAGTCATTGAAGTTCAACAAGCCGCCCATA